The following coding sequences lie in one Myxococcus xanthus genomic window:
- the tssK gene encoding type VI secretion system baseplate subunit TssK — MKSVQRVVWSEGMFMSPHHLQQQDLYHEQLLDQRLASLEPYPWGVVALEFDMEALRAGQVQLTHFTGILPDGLPVSFESGDAEAPPARPADGYFPPAQRTLDVYLGVPRERSGVESFGSGERLGSSPRYTPASRPVSDLTASTSISQVAFGQRNVRLLFGTEPRDDFESIKLCELSRDRSGNLTLVESFIPPCLRIDASPFIMNELRTMLRLLVSKQRQLSSRRRHRDASALEFTAGDVTLFLELNALNGTIPFLQHALDAGNLRPRDLYLALAQCAGQLCTFSVSADPSTLPTFQFTNLRATFEELFRRLSELMRSVALEQCLSVDLTAGADGMFRGRLEDDRLERCGHFILAVRSELPERVVAEQLPKLSKVAAWEDIRALVQAAAPGVPLAVTYRPPPEVPVQPGTVYFSLSMNDGYWRNVMRDRNLAIYLPQPFDASRTTVELLAVPTANR; from the coding sequence ATGAAGTCCGTGCAGCGAGTCGTGTGGTCGGAGGGCATGTTCATGAGCCCCCACCACCTCCAGCAGCAGGACCTCTACCACGAGCAACTGCTGGATCAGCGGCTGGCCTCGCTCGAACCGTATCCCTGGGGCGTCGTGGCCCTGGAGTTCGACATGGAGGCGCTGCGCGCCGGCCAGGTGCAGCTGACCCACTTCACCGGCATCCTCCCCGACGGGCTGCCGGTCTCCTTCGAGTCCGGAGACGCGGAGGCGCCGCCCGCGAGGCCCGCGGATGGCTACTTCCCGCCCGCCCAGCGCACCCTGGACGTGTACCTGGGCGTGCCGCGCGAGCGCAGCGGCGTGGAGAGCTTTGGCAGCGGGGAGCGGCTGGGCAGCAGCCCGCGCTACACGCCCGCTTCCCGCCCCGTCAGTGATTTGACGGCCTCCACCTCCATCTCGCAGGTGGCCTTCGGTCAGCGCAACGTGAGGCTGCTGTTCGGCACCGAGCCGCGCGACGACTTCGAGTCCATCAAGCTGTGCGAGCTGTCCCGCGACCGCTCCGGCAACCTGACGCTGGTGGAGTCCTTCATCCCGCCGTGCCTGCGCATCGACGCGTCCCCGTTCATCATGAACGAGCTGCGGACGATGTTGCGGCTGCTGGTGTCCAAGCAGCGGCAGCTGTCCTCGCGGCGGCGGCACCGGGACGCCTCGGCGCTGGAGTTCACCGCGGGCGACGTGACGCTCTTCCTGGAGCTCAACGCGCTCAACGGCACCATCCCCTTCCTCCAGCACGCGCTGGACGCGGGCAACCTGCGGCCCAGGGACTTGTACCTGGCGCTGGCGCAGTGCGCGGGGCAATTGTGCACCTTCTCCGTCAGCGCGGACCCGTCCACGCTGCCCACCTTCCAGTTCACCAACCTGCGCGCCACCTTCGAGGAGCTGTTCCGCCGCCTCTCCGAGCTGATGCGCTCGGTGGCGCTTGAGCAGTGCCTGTCGGTGGACCTGACGGCGGGCGCAGACGGCATGTTCCGCGGCCGGCTGGAGGACGACCGGCTGGAGCGCTGCGGCCACTTCATCCTCGCGGTGCGCAGCGAGCTGCCAGAGCGGGTGGTGGCCGAGCAGCTTCCCAAGCTGTCGAAGGTGGCCGCCTGGGAGGACATCCGCGCGCTGGTGCAGGCCGCCGCGCCCGGCGTGCCGCTGGCGGTGACGTACCGGCCGCCGCCCGAAGTTCCCGTGCAGCCGGGCACCGTCTACTTCAGCCTCTCCATGAATGACGGCTACTGGAGGAACGTGATGCGGGACCGCAACCTCGCCATCTACCTCCCGCAGCCGTTCGACGCGAGCCGAACGACCGTGGAACTGCTCGCGGTTCCCACCGCCAATCGCTGA
- a CDS encoding DotU family type IV/VI secretion system protein gives MDRVTEATKDCFDAAIQLRGSEASAVPPPETLHHRLRGVVDETLRRAAVLGFSHQDAQDMAYALVALIDEVVLGRPEEYRQLWMPLQLHYFNENVAGDGFFARLNTVRKDPHRHEVLQVYYLCMLFGFQGRYRIRGGELELMTLIDTVQKDLERARPFDFDVLSPHGDRPTESLLSKRKKASMVGISAGALAVAVLFYGVLQFFLNDKVGELRSRIEVHAARNTATSASQTQAAGGAQ, from the coding sequence ATGGACCGAGTCACCGAAGCCACGAAGGATTGTTTCGACGCCGCCATCCAGCTGCGCGGCTCCGAAGCCTCGGCGGTGCCCCCGCCCGAGACGCTGCACCACCGCCTGCGCGGCGTGGTGGACGAGACGCTGCGCCGCGCCGCCGTGCTGGGCTTCAGCCATCAGGATGCCCAGGACATGGCCTACGCGCTGGTGGCGCTCATCGACGAGGTCGTCCTGGGCCGCCCGGAGGAGTACCGACAGCTCTGGATGCCCCTCCAGCTCCACTACTTCAACGAGAACGTCGCCGGTGACGGCTTCTTCGCGCGCCTCAACACCGTGCGAAAGGACCCGCACCGGCATGAGGTGCTGCAGGTCTACTACCTGTGCATGCTCTTCGGCTTCCAGGGCCGCTACCGCATCCGCGGCGGCGAGCTGGAGCTGATGACGCTCATCGACACGGTGCAGAAGGACCTGGAGCGCGCACGGCCCTTCGACTTCGACGTGCTGTCGCCGCACGGGGACCGGCCCACCGAATCGCTGCTCTCCAAGCGCAAGAAGGCGTCGATGGTGGGCATCTCCGCCGGGGCCCTCGCGGTGGCCGTCCTGTTCTACGGCGTGCTGCAGTTCTTCCTCAACGACAAGGTCGGTGAGCTGAGAAGCCGCATCGAGGTCCACGCGGCCCGCAACACGGCGACGAGCGCCAGCCAGACCCAGGCAGCGGGGGGGGCGCAGTGA